A segment of the Candidatus Protochlamydia naegleriophila genome:
GTTGGGTTTGCAAGCAGTCTTGACGAGTGGCTAAGACTAGCAGCTGGGTTTCGTCGCTCTCTTTTTTGATGGTTTGCCGCGTTAAAAGAGCTTGATCGACTGAATAGGGAAGAAGCGGTTCGGCCTGAAAAGAGAGAGCTGCATCGATGTCTTTATCTTTAGTTAAGGGCAGCGAAAGGGGACGCAATAGCACTTGTGTGCCATCGAGGCCAGTCGTTAAAACGGGATGGTTCGTGTAAAGCCGTTTTACATTAGAGAGTGATTCGTTCGGGAGGTTGAATAAATCGAGTAAAACAGGCTGGCCTTGCTTTTCGATCACCTCGGCTCCTTTGACGCAAGCGGGGGTGAGTTCAAGCCCAATTGACTTTAAAGATGGAAGAAGCTCTAACATGACACCTATTTTTTAATGCTTTAAATTATGAATTCTAATAGAATTTTTATATTAATTCAAGCAACTAATTTATTTATAGTGACTTACAAAGTCGTTTAAAATAAACAAAGTAGCGCTCATTGTTCTAACATGACTGGACCATCAAAGATAGAGATGACTTATGTTGATTGCCATTAAATTGATAAACGTTTTTTTTCAAGTATATACGCTGATGCTTTTTGCGCGCATCATCGCTTCCTGGTTTCCGCAACTCTATGAATATCGCCTGATGCAATTCGTTGCGTATTACACGGAGCCTTATCTCAATTTTTTCCGTCGCTTCATTCCCCCATTGGGAATGATTGACTTTAGTCCGATTGTGGCGTTTATCTGCCTCAGTTTTATGCAGAGTTTAATTATCAATTTACTATTGGGATTTGTGCGATAATGTCGATTCATGCCTCTCCAATTAAGTTTGGCAATCTGAAGTTGCCCAATCGAATTTTCTATGCGCCTTTGGCGGGGTGCTCCGATTTTCCTTTCCGAAAAATGTCGGCCCATTATGGTCCAGGTTTGATGTATTGCGAGATGGTGAAAATGGATGCTCTTGTGCGCCATGATCCCCATACCTATCACATCTTGGATTATTCGGCTGACATGCATCCAATCGGCGGCCAGCTCTGTGGAAGCAAGCCTGCCTTGGCTGGGCAGGCGGCTAAGATTATTGAAGACTTGGGATTTGATGTCGTCGATCTAAATTGTGGATGTCCTGTTGATAAAATTACCAAGGATGGAAGCGGATCGGGCTTATTAAAGACTCCAGAATTGATTGGTGAGATTTTATCGAATATGGTGGCTGCGGTTAAGATTCCAGTAACGGTGAAAATTCGCGCGGGGTGGGATGAACAGCACATTCAGGTAGCCGAAATCGTCAAGATAGCCGAGGAGGCTGGTGCGCAAGCCATATGCGTTCACGGGCGTACCCGTCAACAAGGTTATCGTGGGCCGGCTAACTGGGATCATATCAAAGTGGCTAAAGAAGCTGCTACGACTATTCAAGTGATTGGTAATGGGGACGTCTTAGACGGCCCTTCTGCAGAAAAAATGTTTAAAGAAACCGGCTGCGATGCGGTTTTAGTTGCGCGTGGAACGATGGGACAGCCTTGGGCCGTGCAGGATATCCTGCGTCATTTAGACAATTTGCCCCCGCTTGAGCGCACGCTAGAAGATTGTCGTCAAGCATTATATGAGCACTTTTTATGGACCCACCACTACCATGGCGACCATCGCGTTTGTGTCGACATGCGGCGTGTCGGGTGCTGGTATCTTAAAAAATCTTCTGGAACGCGTCAATTCAGAGAATTGATCAGCCGAGCCACGGAGATGAGTGTGATCAAAGATCTGATTTTGAATTTCCCGTTGGGAGATTTGATTGAGATCGATGATACAGGGCAAGAAGCTGATTGTTGTGTATAACTATTATTTATGATATATCCCATATCATTGAAGATAGCTATTTCGAACGCGTCCAGGATGATGGAAAGATAGTTAACTCATCAGCCCTTGGATTCTCTACCTGCATTTCCAACTAACAAATTAAATTTCATCGACTCAAAGGAGCTTATCATGGAACACTCCTCTCAAGATGTATATGAAATGCATGCAATTGTTAAAGGAGAAGTGCAGGGAGTTGGATTCCGTGCACTGACTCGCTATCAGGCTCAAGGACTGGGCCTGAGAGGGACTGTGCGAAATCTGTCTGATGGAACGGTTGAAATTTACGCTCAAGGTTCCAAGCAGCGTTTGGAAGAGCTCATTCAAAAGCTTAAAGAAGAGGCTCTTCCAGGACAAATTGAAGAGGCCTCTATAGAATATTTTCCTATAGAACAGTGTCACGATGATTTTCGCATTTTACATTAGAAACCTTGCTTAAAGGAAGGCATCTCTATGACCACACCAACACCAGCTGTTCGTTTAGCTGTCAGGGATTACCCTGCCGATTCAAAGCCTATTATCGATCAAAAATGGCGCAACCTTCTCTTTCTTGATTGGGAATACGATCCGTCAACCATTCAGCAAACCCTTCCTAAAGGTTTGACTGTTGATACGTTTCAGAATAGGGCTCATGTGAGCATCGTTGTTTTTGGCATGGAATCAATCAAACCCAAATTTTTTCCCTTCTTGCCTGTGATTGCAAGCATGCTCGAGGTCAATGTTCGAACCTATGTTTACGACCAAGCTGGTGTGCCCGGTGTTTGGTTTTATTCCTTGTATGCCAATCAATCGTTTGCGGTGGATATGGCGAAACAATTTTTCTCTCTCCCTTATCTCTTGGCTAATATTACTTCAACGACCGATGACGAAAGCCAATCAACCGTTCTTTGCCAGCCAGAAGGGGGGCAGTTTCAATCCACTTTTGTCTACAAAGCGGAGAAAGCGACATTTACGGCAGATCCTGAATCGCTGGAGTTTTTTTTGACCGAGCGCTATGCACTATTTTCCAAACAAGGCAATAGCATTGCGCTTGGGCGCATTCACCATGAACCCTATCCTCTAACACGTGCAGAGGTCGCTCAATGGGATACTCAGCTTCTAGAAGTCAATGGGCTGGTCAACCCAAATAGAGCTCCCGACCATGCTATTTTTTCACCCGGAGTCGATGTCGAAGTTTTTATGCTTAAGGATGGCGCAGAAAAAGCTTAGCAAAAATTTGCTTGCTAAATCCTTAAATTCTTTTAAATATATGATTAAAAAAATAAATACATATTCTCTTTTTGCTTATTTTAATTCTAATTAATAAAATCTTTTTATATTCGATTTAATATTACCACATATCTTTGATTAAGTTTTTACTTGATGTAATTGGTATTAATAGATTAATTAATAAAGGTAATATTAATATGAGTAGCAATATTTCACAAAATGCTGCATTTCAGCTTCAAATCATCACAGAGAGTTTTGAGAATGGAACAGTCTTGGGTTTTGACAAGGTTGAGCAGAAAGAGAGATCTTTTCATACATTTGGGGATGTCAAGTTTGTTGACTCTAAATGCGAGTTTGGCAATGTCATTTTCTTGAGAATTGCGAATTTGATTAGTAACAGTCAAGATCGGTTGGCGTTGCCTGACCTAGCTAAGCTGAAGGTTGTCCTGGATAAGGAAATTTCTGTGATTGAGGCCGATACTGGGGGGATTGGCGGGTTTTTCCGTTATTTTTTCAGCCCGGGTGCCAAGGCAGAGAAGAAGGAAAAACAGAACTACATGAAAGGCTTAAAGTCTGTTGTGGAGCAACTATTGGCGAAAAAAAAGGAAAAAAATGAGCTTGAGCAGCAAGAGAAGCCCTCATTTCCGAGTCATCCAGTAGTTAAAGAACAAAGTTCCACGCTTATCGTTCGGCCTGCAATCAAAGAAGAGAAG
Coding sequences within it:
- the dusB gene encoding tRNA dihydrouridine synthase DusB, with translation MSIHASPIKFGNLKLPNRIFYAPLAGCSDFPFRKMSAHYGPGLMYCEMVKMDALVRHDPHTYHILDYSADMHPIGGQLCGSKPALAGQAAKIIEDLGFDVVDLNCGCPVDKITKDGSGSGLLKTPELIGEILSNMVAAVKIPVTVKIRAGWDEQHIQVAEIVKIAEEAGAQAICVHGRTRQQGYRGPANWDHIKVAKEAATTIQVIGNGDVLDGPSAEKMFKETGCDAVLVARGTMGQPWAVQDILRHLDNLPPLERTLEDCRQALYEHFLWTHHYHGDHRVCVDMRRVGCWYLKKSSGTRQFRELISRATEMSVIKDLILNFPLGDLIEIDDTGQEADCCV
- a CDS encoding YqjF family protein; this translates as MTTPTPAVRLAVRDYPADSKPIIDQKWRNLLFLDWEYDPSTIQQTLPKGLTVDTFQNRAHVSIVVFGMESIKPKFFPFLPVIASMLEVNVRTYVYDQAGVPGVWFYSLYANQSFAVDMAKQFFSLPYLLANITSTTDDESQSTVLCQPEGGQFQSTFVYKAEKATFTADPESLEFFLTERYALFSKQGNSIALGRIHHEPYPLTRAEVAQWDTQLLEVNGLVNPNRAPDHAIFSPGVDVEVFMLKDGAEKA
- a CDS encoding acylphosphatase, whose protein sequence is MEHSSQDVYEMHAIVKGEVQGVGFRALTRYQAQGLGLRGTVRNLSDGTVEIYAQGSKQRLEELIQKLKEEALPGQIEEASIEYFPIEQCHDDFRILH
- a CDS encoding YggT family protein, whose product is MLIAIKLINVFFQVYTLMLFARIIASWFPQLYEYRLMQFVAYYTEPYLNFFRRFIPPLGMIDFSPIVAFICLSFMQSLIINLLLGFVR